The Astatotilapia calliptera chromosome 2, fAstCal1.2, whole genome shotgun sequence genome includes a window with the following:
- the ndufa1 gene encoding NADH dehydrogenase [ubiquinone] 1 alpha subcomplex subunit 1, which translates to MWYEILPGLGIMTVCLIIPGVATAQIHKFTNGGKEKRIARVPWQWYLMDRDKRVSGTGRYFDSKGLENIH; encoded by the exons ATGTGGTATGAAATTCTGCCCGGACTCGGCATCATGACCGTGTGTCTGATCATCCCCGGTGTCGCCACCGCGCAGATCCACAAGTTCACTAACGGAGGAAAG GAGAAAAGGATTGCTCGGGTTCCGTGGCAGTGGTATCTCATGGACAGAGACAAGCGAGTGTCAGGAACCGGACGCTACTTTGACTCCAAG GGACTTGAGAACATCCACTGA
- the sowahd gene encoding ankyrin repeat domain-containing protein SOWAHD codes for MLGRSSDEAMSEPAVSNTDAHGGRGSKKGTVVERVSRYGMQVMPMPVPGGFQRRTRLQRQQEVCDSAAPERESITPAMRKKYLKELLLGNSSNSGFSSVLSSQNYSRSGEEDTDWALYPMEHAWMLSAVEGSYEIIMDFISEDPQLLTRKDFISGYSVLHWLAKRGQDETLIKLLRYAQSEGIPVNVNLKGSGGLTPLHLASMHSQYMVIKLLVGAFNANVDAMDYNGKRPWQYLRENAPPEMKELLGAWDEEHSWGCTQNVNKNGNNNCAGAVNLTACEEDDAVEAEEVKHFDRTKRRSGWRLGSLKKLLPSFPPLLGSKT; via the coding sequence ATGCTTGGGCGCAGCTCGGATGAAGCTATGTCTGAACCAGCTGTCAGCAATACCGACGCCCACGGCGGCAGGGGGTCTAAAAAGGGCACCGTTGTGGAGCGAGTGTCCAGATACGGCATGCAGGTCATGCCCATGCCAGTGCCCGGGGGTTTCCAGCGTAGGACGAGGCTGCAGAGGCAGCAAGAAGTCTGTGACAGCGCCGCTCCGGAGAGGGAGTCTATCACACCCGCTATGCGTAAAAAGTACCTGAAGGAACTGCTTCTGGGGAACTCGTCCAACAGCGGGTTTAGCAGCGTGCTGTCCTCGCAGAATTACAGCCGCTCCGGCGAGGAGGACACGGATTGGGCTTTGTATCCGATGGAGCACGCGTGGATGCTCTCAGCGGTGGAGGGCAGCTATGAAATCATCATGGATTTTATCTCAGAGGACCCCCAGCTATTAACCAGGAAGGATTTCATCAGCGGCTACTCGGTCCTGCATTGGCTGGCCAAGAGGGGACAGGACGAGACTCTGATCAAACTTTTGCGCTACGCACAAAGCGAGGGCATCCCCGTGAACGTGAACCTGAAGGGCAGCGGTGGGCTCACGCCTCTGCACCTCGCCAGCATGCACAGTCAGTACATGGTCATCAAGCTGCTGGTCGGAGCTTTCAATGCCAACGTGGACGCAATGGACTACAACGGAAAGAGGCCCTGGCAGTATCTGAGGGAAAACGCCCCGCCGGAGATGAAGGAGCTGCTGGGGGCCTGGGATGAAGAGCACAGCTGGGGATGCACGCAAAACGTCAACAAGAACGGCAACAACAACTGCGCTGGCGCAGTGAACTTGACCGCATGTGAAGAGGACGATGCTGTGGAGGCAGAGGAAGTGAAGCACTTTGACCGGACTAAGAGGAGAAGCGGCTGGAGGCTTGGGTCTCTAAAAAAGCTGCTGCCCTCCTTTCCTCCTTTGCTTGGAAGCAAAACATGA
- the pttg1 gene encoding securin produces MANIIFAERENAGLHAPTQKMRQRLQSAPEKLVKSPTKPFSTPLPSGRKAFGCLNVKVSTPAISKQEKKLLKQPPVCLEETKAKNAPQANVEYPETEKLFSYDPLEYLRYDVPEDLIPLSKLALPGLACFSQVPDMCEDDFEELAPLPNPPAVTLKHSDCRVELDAFLQTLEELTVELPPEPDTD; encoded by the exons ATGGCCAATATAATCTTTGCAGAGCGGGAAAATGCAGGTCTCCATGCACCTACACAGAAAATGAGGCAGCGGCTTCAGTCTGCTCCAG AGAAACTAGTCAAATCTCCTACAAAACCATTCAGCACCCCCTTGCCATCTGGACGTAAGGCTTTCGGCTGCCTTAACGTAAAAGTCTCGACCCCTGCCATCAGCAAACAAGAGAAGAAACTCCTAAAACAG CCACCAGTTTGCCTTGAGGaaacaaaagccaaaaatgCACCTCAAGCCAATGTGGAGTATCCAGAAACTGAGAAGTTGTTCTCTTATGACCCACTAG AGTACTTGAGGTATGACGTACCTGAAGACTTGATTCCTCTAAGTAAACTTGCTTTACCTGGACTCGCCTGTTTCTCACAAGTACCTGATATGTGTGAGGATGACTTTGAAGAGCTGGCACCACTCCCAAACCCACCAGCTGTGACTTTGAAACATTCAG ATTGCCGTGTGGAGCTGGATGCCTTTCTTCAGACGCTCGAGGAGCTAACAGTGGAGCTTCCTCCAGAACCTGATACTgattaa
- the nkap gene encoding NF-kappa-B-activating protein, whose product MPLSDRSSSDGGGEPRSPRARRPRTRSRSRHRSGSRHRSDSRDRSLSPDSFGPKLPKPRNREREREERERRFKEARNIRRIRIGSPHRSRSRSRSRSRSRSRSRERHNNNNNSSHNHSNHWSEPPGKHGGLKDDYYYEQQRDDAQRQRQEAFIARRLQERERIGELGCPEVWGYSPRVKEPDSDEFTPVEEDEKNSSSESSTEEEKKKKKKKKKKSKKRKNKKHSEDSELESDSDEEEIKKKKKKKKSKKSKKSKKKKAKKSRKESSSDSSSEASEDEEEEDPNGVMWVEKTSMDEHVVGPEAPLTHMSQNDRPLDFGHALLPGEGAAMAEYVKAGKRIPRRGEIGLTSDEIANFEKSGYVMSGSRHRRMEAVRLRKENQIYSADEKRALASFNQEERRKRESKILSSFREMVYRKTKGKEEK is encoded by the exons ATGCCTCTGTCGGATCGATCGAGTTCTGACGGCGGCGGGGAGCCACGCAGTCCTCGGGCCCGTAGACCTCGGACCCGCTCCCGCAGTCGCCATCGCAGCGGCAGTCGCCATCGCAGCGACAGCCGCGACCGTAGCTTGTCTCCGGACAGCTTCGGACCCAAACTTCCTAAGCCACGCAACCGTGAGAGGGAGCGAGAGGAACGCGAGCGTCGATTCAAAGAGGCCAGAAACATTAGACGGATCCGCATAGGAAGTCCTCATCGTAGCCGCTCCAGGTCCAGATCCAGATCAAGATCAAGGTCCCGATCCAGAGAGCgccataacaacaacaacaacagcagccacAACCACAGCAACCACTGGTCCGAGCCTCCGGGAAAACACGGCGGCCTCAAAGATGATTATTACTACGAGCAGCAGAGGGACGACGCTCAGCGGCAGAGACAAGAGGCTTTTATCGCCAG GCGCctgcaggagagggagaggatcGGTGAGCTGGGTTGTCCTGAAGTTTGGGGATATTCACCCAGAGTGAAAGAGCCAGA CTCCGATGAGTTCACACCAGTTGAAGAAGACGAGAAAAACAGCAGTTCAGAATCAAGCACAGAAG aagagaagaagaagaaaaagaaaaagaagaagaagtccaagaagagaaagaacaaaaagcacTCAGAGGACAGTGAGCTTGAATCAGATTCGGATG aggaagaaataaagaagaagaaaaagaaaaagaagagcaaaAA GTCTAAGAAgtccaagaagaagaaggcgaAGAAAAGCCGGAAGGAGTCCAGCAGCGACTCCAGCAGCGAGGCCTCAGAGGACGAAGAGGAGGAAGATCCCAATGGGGTGATGTGGGTGGAGAAAACCTCCATGGATGAGCATGTGGTCGGCCCCGAAGCTCCTCTCACTCACATGTCTCAGAACGATCGACCTTTGGA TTTCGGTCACGCCCTGTTGCCAGGTGAAGGTGCTGCCATGGCAGAGTACGTGAAAGCTGGCAAACGTATCCCAAGAAGAGGAGAGATCGGTCTCACCAGCGATGAGATCGCAAACTTCGAGAAGTCTGGTTACGTCATGAGTGGCAGCAG ACATCGTCGTATGGAGGCCGTGCGTCTGAGAAAGGAAAACCAGATCTACAGCGCAGACGAAAAGCGAGCCCTGGCATCGTTCAaccaggaggagaggagaaagagagagagcaagatcCTGTCGAGCTTCAGGGAGATGGTGTACAGGAAAACCAAAGGCAAGGAGGAGAAGTGA
- the rpl39 gene encoding large ribosomal subunit protein eL39 — protein MSSHKTFRIKRFLAKKQKQNRPIPQWIRMKTGNKIRYNSKRRHWRRTKLGL, from the exons ATG TCGTCCCACAAGACTTTCAGAATCAAGCGCTTCCTCGCCAAGAAGCAGAAACAGAACAGGCCGATTCCTCAGTGGATCAGAATGAAGACCGGCAACAAGATCAG GTACAACTCCAAGAGGAGACACTGGAGGAGAACCAAGCTTGGCCTGTAA
- the upf3b gene encoding regulator of nonsense transcripts 3B has protein sequence MKEDKENNRPKEKRVEIKCEDGEKTEKSKEKKEAMTKIVIRRLPPSLTKEELEEQLQPLPEVDYLEFFSNDTSLYPHLFARAYINFRNQEDIVLFRDRFDGYVFIDSRGQEYPAIVEFSPFQKTAKKRSKKKDAKCGTIVEDPDYKRFLEYYNGDDEKLTSTPEILLEEIEAKSKELVAKKTTPLLDFLKNKQRLREEKKEERRRRELERKRLRDEERRKWREEERRKRKEAEKMKKLEKPLEKDKDQAKDEPKIKLLKKPERGDEGNPEKPKEKSKKPEKPNKEDRSLGGSDHKRRQNIEHKEDRGRKGDEDGRKEFRERDTDRDRDREREKERRQKERERFKRQDEERRRRREHQDGDNSFKKREEEVKKDKPLEKKKGENMPDSPHTEKPEKPAKDNKKEDGGKRERLRNKDRPAIQLYQPGARSRNRAAGGGAESNSADRKPDTEARKVAEKEDD, from the exons ATGaaggaagacaaagaaaacaatcgACCGAAGGAGAAAAGGGTGGAGATAAAGTGTGAAGATGGAGAAAAGACGGAGAAGTCCAAGGAAAAGAAGGAGGCCATGACAAAG attgtgATCAGACGACTACCACCAAGTCTCACcaaagaggagctggaggagcaaCTGCAACCGCTCCCAGAGGTGGACTATTTGGAGTTCTTCTCTAACGACACGAG cctTTACCCTCACCTCTTTGCAAGGGCTTATATCAACTTCAGAAACCAAGAGGATATAGTCCTCTTCAGAGATCGCTTTGATGGATATGTATTCATTGACAGCAGAG GTCAGGAGTATCCTGCCATTGTGGAGTTTTCACCTTTTCAAAAAACTGCCaagaaaagaagtaaaaaaaaggaTGCAAAGTGTGGAACAATTGTCGAAG ATCCAGATTACAAAAGGTTCCTTGAATATTACAACGGGGACGACGAGAAGCTAACGTCTACACCTGAGATCCTGTTGGAGGAGATTGAGGCTAAATCAAAGGAACTCGTTG CTAAAAAAACAACTCCTCTGCTGGACTTCCTGAAGAATAAACAG aGACTCagggaggagaagaaagaagagcgAAGGAGGAGGGAACTCGAGCGCAAACGTCTGCGCGATGAGGAGCGTCGTAagtggagggaggaggagaggaggaaacgcaaagaggcagagaagatgaagaagcTCGAGAAACCGCTGGAGAAGGACAAAGACCAAGCTAAAGACGAGCCAAAgataaag CTCCTGAAGAAGCCAGAGAGAGGAGATGAAGGCAACCCGGAGAAGCCAAAAGAGAAGTCCAAGAAGCCAGAGAAGCCAAATAAAGAGGACAGATCTTTGGGAGGTTCTGATCATAAGAGACGTCAGAACATCGAGCACAAGGAGGATCGAGGAAGGAA AGGGGACGAAGATGGGCGGAAGGAGTTTAGGGAGCGTGACACGGATCGAGACAGAGACCGAGAGCGCGAGAAGGAGCGTCGGCAGAAAGAGAGGGAACGCTTCAAGCGACAGGATGAGGAACGTCGGAGAAGAAGGGAACATCAGGATGGAGATAACTCCTTCAAGAAGCGGGAGGAGGAGGTTAAAAAAGATAAACCCTTGGAGAAGAAGAAGGGTGAAAACATGCCAGACTCCCCACACACTGAGAAGCCAGAGAAGCCTGCTAAGGACAACAAGAAGGAGGACGGTGGGAAAAGAGAGCGGCTACGGAATAAG GACCGGCCTGCTATTCAGCTGTACCAGCCAGGTGCAAGAAGCCGCAACCgtgctgcaggaggaggagctgaatCCAACTCCGCTGACAGAAAGCCAGATACCGAGGCTAGGAAAGTGGCTGAGAAAGAAGACGACTGA